A genomic window from Klebsiella quasipneumoniae subsp. quasipneumoniae includes:
- a CDS encoding carboxymuconolactone decarboxylase family protein produces the protein MSSERYTTGQEMLQRVDGSGGEAVVNSLRDIAPDFARYLIEFPFGDIYARPGLDLRSREIATIAALTALGNAEPQLKVHIAAGLNVGLTQEEITEVIMQMAVYAGFPAALNGLFAAKAVFAAH, from the coding sequence ATGTCCAGCGAACGTTATACCACCGGTCAGGAAATGCTTCAGCGCGTGGACGGTAGCGGCGGGGAGGCCGTCGTCAACAGCCTGCGGGATATCGCCCCCGACTTCGCCCGCTATCTGATTGAGTTCCCCTTCGGCGATATTTACGCCCGGCCAGGGCTTGATTTGCGTAGCCGGGAAATCGCCACCATCGCCGCGCTCACCGCGCTGGGTAACGCCGAGCCGCAGCTGAAAGTGCATATTGCCGCGGGATTAAATGTCGGTCTGACGCAAGAGGAAATTACGGAAGTGATCATGCAGATGGCGGTCTACGCCGGATTCCCGGCGGCGCTAAACGGCCTGTTTGCCGCTAAAGCAGTTTTTGCGGCGCACTAA
- the fsa gene encoding fructose-6-phosphate aldolase, with translation MELYLDTANVAEVERLARIYPLAGVTTNPSIIAAGKTPVWDVLPRLQKAVGPEGILFAQTMSRDAQGMVAEAKRLSNAVPGIVVKIPVTAEGLAAIKMLKKEGIPTLGTAVYSASQGLLAALAGAKYVAPYVNRVDAQGGDGIRMVQELQSLLEMHAPESKVLAASFKTPRQALDCLLAGCEAITLPLDVAQQMLGTPAVESAIEKFEQDWNNAFGTLNL, from the coding sequence ATGGAACTCTATCTGGATACCGCCAACGTCGCCGAAGTGGAACGCCTGGCCCGCATCTACCCGCTGGCCGGGGTGACCACCAACCCGAGCATTATCGCCGCCGGTAAAACCCCGGTGTGGGATGTACTGCCGCGCCTGCAAAAAGCCGTTGGTCCGGAAGGGATTCTGTTCGCGCAGACCATGAGCCGCGATGCGCAGGGCATGGTGGCAGAAGCCAAACGCCTGAGCAACGCCGTGCCGGGCATCGTGGTCAAAATCCCGGTCACCGCCGAAGGCCTCGCCGCTATCAAGATGCTGAAGAAAGAAGGCATCCCGACCCTTGGCACCGCCGTCTACAGCGCTTCACAGGGTCTGCTGGCCGCGCTGGCTGGCGCAAAGTACGTCGCGCCTTACGTTAACCGCGTCGACGCTCAGGGCGGGGACGGCATCCGCATGGTGCAGGAACTGCAATCCCTGCTGGAAATGCATGCGCCCGAAAGCAAAGTGCTGGCGGCAAGCTTCAAAACGCCCCGTCAGGCGCTGGATTGCCTGCTGGCTGGCTGCGAAGCAATCACCCTTCCACTAGATGTAGCGCAACAAATGCTCGGCACCCCTGCGGTAGAGTCAGCCATAGAGAAGTTTGAACAGGACTGGAATAACGCCTTTGGCACGCTGAACCTGTAA
- the zinT gene encoding metal-binding protein ZinT, which yields MTRKIPLLALGLGMALASAQAFAHGNHSHGPALTEVERQASEGIFADKDVQDRALSDWEGVWQSVNPYLLNGDLDPVLEQKAKKPGGKSVEEYRAYYKKGYATDVEQIGIEDDVIEFHIGETVNSCKYRYSGYKILHYASGKKGVRYLFECQQGDASAPKYVQFSDHIIGPRKSQHFHIFMGNESQEALLKEMDNWPTYYPYALHKEQIVDEMLHH from the coding sequence ATGACCAGAAAGATCCCCCTGCTGGCCTTGGGACTCGGCATGGCGCTAGCCAGCGCCCAGGCGTTCGCTCACGGCAATCATAGCCATGGGCCGGCGCTAACCGAAGTGGAGCGTCAGGCCAGCGAAGGCATTTTTGCGGATAAAGATGTGCAGGACCGCGCGCTGAGCGACTGGGAGGGCGTCTGGCAGTCGGTGAACCCGTATCTGCTCAACGGCGATCTCGATCCGGTGCTGGAGCAGAAGGCGAAAAAGCCCGGCGGCAAGAGCGTGGAGGAGTATCGCGCCTATTATAAGAAGGGCTACGCCACCGATGTGGAACAGATTGGCATTGAAGATGACGTGATTGAGTTCCACATTGGCGAGACCGTCAACAGCTGCAAATACCGCTATTCAGGCTACAAAATCCTGCATTACGCCTCCGGTAAGAAGGGCGTACGTTATCTGTTCGAGTGCCAGCAGGGCGATGCCAGCGCGCCAAAATATGTCCAGTTCAGCGACCACATCATTGGCCCGCGTAAATCGCAGCATTTCCATATTTTCATGGGCAATGAATCACAGGAAGCGTTGCTGAAAGAGATGGATAACTGGCCGACCTATTATCCGTATGCGCTGCATAAAGAGCAGATCGTTGATGAGATGCTGCACCACTAG
- a CDS encoding AraC family transcriptional regulator — MATGWRFYRWNNVRYDEKGDARGGTMMDNDINQLIDALLKKQTSLGRVYFAGETRSPAEPVVQVDFPRLNILLDGQLRDQALGDNAPLLEAHDVLYIPGDSWNCPQWQAPCLLLSILFAKQQLECSLQRWNGKTIAVVEKLQALRRGPRVGSFLLQALNEIRMQPQEQQTARSIVISLLSHCHDLLGSQAQTSSRSQALFEAIRQYIEVHYAEPLSRESVAQAFYLSANYLSHLFQKCGPMGFNEYLNHIRLEQARMLLKGHDMKVKDIAHACGFADSNYFCRLFRKTTERSPSEYRRQYHSQLTEKSSAAKN, encoded by the coding sequence ATAGCGACAGGCTGGCGCTTTTACCGCTGGAATAATGTCCGGTATGATGAAAAGGGTGATGCGCGGGGCGGAACAATGATGGACAACGATATCAATCAACTTATTGATGCATTGCTAAAAAAGCAGACCAGCCTCGGACGGGTTTATTTCGCCGGCGAGACGCGCTCGCCTGCTGAACCGGTGGTGCAGGTTGATTTTCCCCGTCTGAATATCCTCCTCGATGGGCAGCTGCGCGACCAGGCGCTCGGCGATAACGCCCCGCTCCTGGAGGCCCATGACGTGCTCTATATTCCTGGCGATAGCTGGAACTGCCCACAGTGGCAGGCGCCCTGCCTGCTGTTAAGCATCCTGTTCGCTAAGCAGCAGCTGGAGTGCTCGCTGCAGCGCTGGAATGGCAAGACGATCGCCGTTGTTGAAAAGCTACAGGCGCTGCGTCGCGGGCCGCGCGTCGGTTCCTTCCTGCTGCAGGCGCTCAACGAGATCCGGATGCAGCCGCAGGAGCAGCAAACCGCCCGCAGCATCGTCATCAGCCTGCTCAGCCACTGCCATGATCTTCTCGGCAGCCAGGCGCAAACCTCCTCGCGCAGCCAGGCGCTGTTCGAGGCAATCCGTCAGTACATCGAGGTCCATTACGCGGAGCCGCTGAGCCGGGAATCGGTCGCCCAGGCGTTCTATCTCTCTGCCAACTATCTTTCCCATCTGTTCCAGAAATGTGGGCCAATGGGCTTCAATGAATATCTAAACCACATTCGTCTCGAACAGGCCCGTATGCTGCTGAAGGGCCACGATATGAAAGTGAAAGACATCGCCCACGCCTGCGGCTTCGCCGACAGCAACTACTTCTGCCGCCTGTTCCGCAAAACCACGGAACGCTCGCCGTCTGAATACCGCCGCCAGTACCATAGCCAGCTGACGGAAAAATCGTCCGCGGCAAAGAACTAG
- a CDS encoding LysR family transcriptional regulator, with the protein MTTSRLHSLDIRLLRAFAVVAEENNISRAAQRLFISQPPLSRHMRYLEAQLGVTLFQRHSKGLILTDAGREVLAIIRPMLALQERTLAALSELSVHSPPSLRLGVTTAFEQGIFAAVESALSEHTRGLHITRHASPALAQQVRKGKLDAALVALPLNTEGLHLHPLPYQEPLIAAVPASWPEAVIPALTLSALNHRPLFWFKRERNPDFFDYTRRIFDRAGYTPAYVEEPAEHDVLLARIARGEGMILLPASFSAIQRQGVVFCPVAEGDSMPLSLGVIYAPHQAGAVRQWLSLLDDRLTTRSSHAEYRSTPC; encoded by the coding sequence ATGACAACTTCGCGATTACATTCTCTTGATATCCGCCTGCTGCGTGCCTTTGCCGTGGTGGCGGAGGAAAATAACATCAGCCGGGCGGCGCAGCGGTTATTTATCTCGCAGCCGCCGCTGAGTCGCCATATGCGCTATCTGGAAGCGCAGCTGGGGGTGACGCTGTTTCAGCGCCATAGCAAAGGCCTGATCCTTACCGACGCGGGCAGAGAGGTGCTGGCGATCATTCGGCCCATGCTGGCGCTCCAGGAACGCACGCTGGCGGCATTGAGTGAGCTCTCCGTTCACTCGCCGCCGTCTCTGCGTCTGGGCGTGACCACCGCCTTCGAACAAGGCATTTTCGCTGCTGTTGAATCTGCGCTGAGCGAACATACCCGCGGGTTGCATATCACCCGCCACGCCTCACCGGCGCTGGCGCAGCAGGTGCGCAAAGGCAAACTCGATGCGGCGCTGGTCGCGCTGCCGCTCAATACTGAAGGGCTGCACCTGCATCCATTGCCGTACCAGGAGCCGCTCATCGCGGCAGTGCCAGCCTCCTGGCCGGAAGCCGTCATACCAGCGTTAACGCTAAGCGCGCTCAATCATCGGCCGCTGTTCTGGTTTAAACGCGAGCGTAACCCCGATTTCTTTGACTACACGCGGCGCATTTTCGACCGGGCTGGCTATACCCCCGCTTATGTGGAAGAGCCTGCCGAACATGATGTGCTGCTGGCGCGAATCGCGCGTGGGGAAGGCATGATCCTCCTGCCGGCGTCCTTTTCCGCGATCCAGCGTCAGGGGGTAGTGTTCTGTCCTGTCGCTGAAGGCGACAGCATGCCGTTAAGCCTTGGGGTGATCTATGCGCCTCACCAGGCAGGAGCCGTGCGGCAATGGCTCTCACTGCTGGATGATCGCCTGACGACTCGCTCGTCTCATGCTGAATATCGTTCTACCCCATGTTGA
- the ppc gene encoding phosphoenolpyruvate carboxylase, whose product MNEQYSALRSNVSMLGKVLGDTIKDALGENILDRVETIRKLSKSSRAGNEANRQELLTTLQNLSNDELLPVARAFSQFLNLANTAEQYHSISPNGEAASNPEVIARTLRKLKDQPNLNEDTIKKAVESLSLELVLTAHPTEITRRTLIHKMVEVNNCLKQLDNKDIADYEHHQLMRRLRQLIAQSWHTDEIRKHRPSPVDEAKWGFAVVENSLWEGVPNYLRELNEQLEANLGYQLPVDFVPVRFTSWMGGDRDGNPNVTADITRHVLLLSRWKATDLFLKDVQVLISELSMVECTDELRALAGAEGAQEPYRYLMKKLRTQLMETQAWLEARLKGQKLPKPAGLITQNEQLWEPLYACYKSLQACGMGIIANGELLDTLRRVKSFGVPLVRIDIRQESTRHTEALGEMTRYLGIGDYESWSEADKQAFLIRELNSKRPLLPRQWEPSEETREVLDTCRVIAEAPRGSIAAYVISMAKTPSDVLAVHLLLKEAGIGFALPVAPLFETLDDLNNANDVMTQLLNIDWYRGFIQGKQMVMIGYSDSAKDAGVMAASWAQYQAQDALIKTCEKAGIELTLFHGRGGSIGRGGAPAHAALLSQPPGSLKGGLRVTEQGEMIRFKYGLPEVTISSLSLYTSAILEANLLPPPEPKPQWRDIMAELSDVSCKMYRGYVRENKDFVPYFRSATPEQELGKLPLGSRPAKRRPTGGVESLRAIPWIFAWTQNRLMLPAWLGAGAALQKVVEGGKQSELEAMCRDWPFFSTRLGMLEMVYSKADLWLAEYYDQRLVKPELWALGTELRKLLAADINVVLAIANDSHLMADLPWIAESIQLRNIYTDPLNVLQAELLHRSRQAEEEGKDPDPRVEQALMVTIAGVAAGMRNTG is encoded by the coding sequence ATGAACGAACAATATTCCGCATTGCGTAGTAATGTCAGTATGCTCGGCAAGGTGCTGGGCGATACCATCAAGGATGCATTGGGAGAAAATATTCTTGATCGTGTCGAAACTATCCGTAAGTTGTCCAAATCTTCACGCGCCGGCAACGAAGCTAACCGCCAGGAGCTGCTGACCACGCTGCAGAATTTGTCTAACGACGAACTGCTGCCGGTGGCCCGTGCCTTCAGCCAGTTCCTGAATCTGGCCAACACCGCTGAGCAGTACCACAGCATTTCGCCGAATGGCGAAGCGGCCAGCAATCCGGAAGTCATTGCGCGCACCCTGAGAAAGCTCAAAGACCAACCCAATCTCAACGAAGACACCATCAAAAAAGCGGTGGAATCTCTGTCCCTGGAGCTGGTGTTAACCGCCCACCCGACCGAGATCACCCGCCGGACGCTGATCCATAAAATGGTGGAAGTGAACAACTGCCTCAAGCAGCTGGATAACAAAGATATCGCGGACTACGAGCACCACCAGCTGATGCGCCGCCTGCGCCAGCTGATCGCCCAGTCCTGGCATACCGATGAAATTCGTAAGCACCGCCCTTCCCCGGTCGATGAAGCCAAATGGGGCTTCGCGGTGGTGGAAAATAGCCTGTGGGAAGGGGTGCCTAACTACCTGCGCGAGCTGAACGAACAGCTGGAAGCCAACCTCGGCTATCAGCTGCCGGTGGACTTTGTCCCGGTGCGTTTCACTTCGTGGATGGGCGGCGACCGCGACGGCAACCCGAACGTGACCGCCGATATCACCCGCCACGTGCTGCTGCTCAGCCGCTGGAAAGCGACCGATCTGTTCCTCAAAGATGTGCAGGTGCTGATCTCCGAGCTGTCGATGGTGGAGTGTACTGACGAATTGCGCGCCCTGGCCGGCGCCGAGGGCGCTCAGGAACCGTACCGTTACCTGATGAAGAAACTGCGCACTCAGCTGATGGAAACCCAGGCCTGGCTGGAAGCGCGTCTGAAAGGTCAGAAGCTGCCGAAACCGGCGGGACTGATCACTCAGAACGAGCAGCTGTGGGAGCCGCTATACGCCTGTTATAAATCGCTGCAGGCCTGCGGCATGGGCATTATCGCCAACGGCGAGCTGCTCGACACCCTGCGCCGCGTGAAGTCTTTCGGCGTACCGCTGGTGCGTATTGATATCCGTCAGGAAAGCACCCGCCACACCGAAGCGCTGGGCGAAATGACCCGTTACCTCGGGATCGGCGATTACGAAAGCTGGTCAGAAGCCGACAAACAGGCTTTCCTGATCCGCGAACTGAATTCCAAACGTCCGCTGCTGCCGCGCCAGTGGGAGCCAAGCGAAGAGACCCGCGAAGTTCTCGACACCTGTAGAGTGATCGCCGAGGCGCCGCGCGGATCGATCGCCGCCTACGTGATCTCGATGGCCAAAACGCCGTCCGACGTGCTGGCGGTTCATCTGCTGCTGAAGGAGGCCGGGATTGGCTTTGCCCTGCCGGTGGCCCCGCTGTTCGAAACGCTGGATGACCTGAACAACGCCAACGACGTCATGACCCAGCTGCTGAATATCGACTGGTACCGCGGCTTTATCCAGGGCAAACAGATGGTCATGATCGGCTACTCTGATTCCGCGAAAGACGCGGGCGTGATGGCCGCCTCCTGGGCGCAGTACCAGGCGCAGGACGCGTTGATCAAAACCTGTGAGAAAGCCGGGATCGAACTGACGCTGTTCCACGGTCGCGGCGGCTCCATTGGCCGCGGCGGCGCGCCGGCCCACGCCGCGCTCCTCTCACAGCCGCCGGGAAGCCTGAAGGGCGGCCTGCGCGTTACCGAGCAGGGGGAGATGATCCGCTTTAAGTACGGCCTGCCGGAAGTCACCATCAGCAGCCTGTCGCTCTATACCAGCGCGATCCTCGAAGCCAACCTGCTGCCGCCGCCGGAACCAAAACCGCAGTGGCGCGACATCATGGCCGAGCTGTCCGACGTGTCGTGCAAGATGTATCGCGGCTACGTGCGTGAAAACAAAGATTTCGTGCCTTACTTCCGCTCCGCCACTCCGGAGCAGGAGCTGGGCAAACTGCCGCTGGGTTCGCGTCCGGCAAAACGTCGTCCGACCGGCGGCGTCGAGTCGCTACGCGCCATTCCGTGGATCTTCGCCTGGACCCAGAACCGCCTGATGCTTCCAGCCTGGCTGGGCGCTGGCGCTGCGCTGCAGAAGGTGGTTGAAGGCGGAAAACAGAGTGAACTGGAAGCGATGTGTCGCGACTGGCCGTTCTTCTCCACCCGTCTCGGCATGCTGGAGATGGTTTACTCGAAGGCTGACCTGTGGCTGGCGGAGTACTACGATCAGCGCCTGGTGAAACCAGAGCTGTGGGCGCTGGGTACCGAGCTGCGCAAGCTGCTGGCTGCCGATATCAACGTCGTGCTGGCCATCGCCAACGACTCCCATCTGATGGCTGACCTGCCGTGGATCGCCGAGTCTATCCAGCTGCGTAATATCTATACCGACCCGCTGAACGTCCTGCAGGCGGAACTGCTGCACCGTTCGCGCCAGGCTGAAGAAGAGGGCAAAGACCCGGATCCGCGCGTTGAACAAGCGCTGATGGTCACCATCGCCGGCGTCGCCGCCGGTATGCGTAACACCGGCTAA
- the metF gene encoding methylenetetrahydrofolate reductase, with protein sequence MSFFHANQREALNQSLAEVQGQINVSFEFFPPRTSEMEQTLWKSIDRLSSLKPKFVSVTYGANSGERDRTHSIIKGIKERTGLEAAPHLTCIDATRDELRTIAQDYWNNGIRHIVALRGDLPPGSGKPEMYAADLVTLLKEVGDFDISVAAYPEVHPEAKSAQADLLNLKRKVEAGANRAITQFFFDVESYLRFRDRCVSAGIDVEIIPGILPVSNFKQAKKFADMTNVRIPVWMSKMFEGLDNDAETRQLVGANIAMDMVKILSREGVKDFHFYTLNRAEMSYAICHTLGVRPA encoded by the coding sequence ATGAGCTTTTTTCACGCCAATCAGCGGGAAGCCCTGAATCAGAGCCTGGCGGAAGTCCAGGGCCAGATTAATGTGTCCTTTGAATTCTTTCCGCCGCGCACCAGTGAAATGGAGCAAACCCTGTGGAAATCCATCGATCGCCTGAGCAGTCTGAAACCGAAGTTTGTCTCGGTGACCTATGGCGCGAACTCCGGCGAGCGCGATCGCACCCACAGCATCATCAAAGGTATTAAAGAGCGAACCGGTCTGGAAGCGGCGCCGCACCTGACCTGTATCGATGCTACTCGCGATGAGCTGCGCACTATCGCCCAGGATTACTGGAACAACGGCATCCGCCATATCGTCGCTCTGCGCGGCGACCTGCCGCCGGGCAGCGGTAAACCGGAGATGTACGCCGCCGATCTGGTCACTCTGCTGAAAGAGGTGGGGGATTTTGATATCTCCGTCGCCGCGTATCCGGAAGTGCATCCGGAAGCGAAAAGCGCGCAGGCGGATTTGCTCAACCTGAAACGCAAAGTCGAGGCAGGTGCCAACCGCGCGATCACCCAGTTCTTCTTCGATGTGGAAAGCTACCTGCGTTTTCGCGATCGCTGCGTCTCGGCGGGCATCGACGTGGAAATTATTCCGGGTATCCTGCCGGTTTCCAACTTTAAACAGGCGAAAAAGTTTGCGGATATGACCAACGTTCGTATCCCGGTGTGGATGTCGAAAATGTTCGAAGGGCTGGATAATGACGCCGAAACCCGCCAGCTGGTGGGGGCGAATATCGCCATGGACATGGTGAAGATCTTAAGTCGGGAAGGGGTAAAAGATTTCCACTTCTACACCCTTAACCGCGCCGAAATGAGCTACGCCATCTGTCATACGCTGGGCGTGCGTCCGGCCTGA
- a CDS encoding glycerol dehydrogenase has translation MDRIIQSPGKYIQGAGAIKRLGDYLKPLAERWLVVGDKFVLGFAEEMLRKSLADAGLAAEIAPFGGECSHNEINRLRDIAGSAKCTAVLGIGGGKTLDTAKALAHFMKVPVAIAPTIASTDAPCSALSVIYTDEGEFDSYLMLPHNPNMVIVDTQIVAGAPARLLAAGIGDALATWFEARACSRSGATTMAGGKCTQAALALAELCYNTLLEEGEKAMLAAEQHVVTPALERVVEANTYLSGVGFESGGLAAAHAIHNGMTAIPDAHHYYHGEKVAFGTLTQLVLENAPMEEIETVAALCHSVGLPITLAQLDIKGDIPTKMRLVAEAACAEGETIHNMPGGVDADQVYAALLVADQYGQRFLQEWE, from the coding sequence ATGGATCGCATTATTCAATCACCAGGCAAATACATCCAGGGCGCAGGCGCCATCAAGCGCCTTGGCGACTACCTGAAACCGCTGGCCGAACGCTGGCTGGTCGTTGGCGATAAATTCGTGCTGGGATTCGCGGAAGAGATGCTACGCAAAAGCCTGGCTGACGCCGGCCTGGCGGCGGAAATCGCGCCGTTCGGCGGTGAATGTTCGCATAATGAAATCAATCGCCTGCGCGATATCGCCGGCAGTGCGAAATGCACCGCCGTGCTGGGGATCGGCGGTGGTAAAACCCTGGATACCGCGAAAGCGCTGGCCCATTTTATGAAGGTGCCGGTGGCGATCGCCCCCACCATCGCCTCCACCGATGCGCCGTGCAGCGCGCTGTCGGTGATTTACACCGACGAAGGCGAGTTCGACAGCTATCTGATGCTGCCGCACAACCCTAACATGGTCATTGTCGATACGCAGATCGTTGCCGGCGCGCCGGCTCGCCTGCTGGCCGCCGGGATTGGCGATGCGCTGGCCACCTGGTTCGAAGCCCGCGCCTGCTCACGCAGCGGCGCCACCACCATGGCGGGCGGGAAATGCACCCAGGCGGCGCTGGCGCTGGCCGAGCTGTGCTACAACACCTTACTCGAAGAGGGTGAAAAAGCGATGCTGGCCGCCGAACAGCACGTGGTCACTCCGGCGCTGGAGCGGGTGGTGGAAGCCAACACCTATCTGAGCGGCGTCGGTTTTGAAAGCGGTGGACTGGCGGCAGCCCACGCGATTCATAACGGCATGACGGCCATCCCTGACGCCCACCACTATTATCACGGTGAAAAAGTGGCGTTCGGCACCCTGACGCAGTTGGTGCTGGAAAACGCGCCGATGGAAGAGATCGAGACTGTCGCCGCGCTGTGCCACAGCGTTGGGCTGCCGATCACGCTGGCGCAGTTGGATATCAAAGGCGACATCCCGACCAAAATGCGCCTGGTGGCGGAAGCCGCCTGCGCTGAAGGCGAAACCATCCACAATATGCCGGGCGGCGTCGACGCCGACCAGGTCTACGCCGCGCTGCTGGTCGCCGACCAATATGGCCAGCGCTTCCTGCAGGAATGGGAATAA
- the argE gene encoding acetylornithine deacetylase: MKNNLPPFIEIYRALIATPSISATEEALDQSNESLINLLAGWFRDLGFNVEVQPVPDTRHKFNLLASTGHGAGGLLLAGHTDTVPFDDGRWTRDPFTLTEHDNKLYGLGTADMKGFFAFILDALRDVDVTTLKKPLYILATADEETSMAGARYFAETTRLRPDCAIIGEPTSLQPIRAHKGHMSNAIRIQGQSGHSSDPARGVNAIELMHDAIGRIMQLRDLLKERYHFEAFTVPYPTLNLGAIHGGDASNRICACCELHMDIRPLPGMTLNDLNGLLDEALAPVSERWPGRLTVSELHPPIPGYECPPDHKLVQVVEKLLGAQTDVVNYCTEAPFIQTLCPTLVLGPGSINQAHQPDEFLETRFIKPTRELISQVVHHFCWH, from the coding sequence ATGAAAAACAATTTACCGCCCTTTATCGAGATTTACCGCGCGTTGATCGCCACACCGTCCATCAGCGCGACCGAAGAGGCTCTCGATCAGAGCAATGAGTCTTTAATCAATTTGCTGGCCGGCTGGTTCCGCGATCTCGGCTTTAATGTCGAGGTACAGCCGGTGCCGGATACGCGCCATAAATTCAACCTGCTGGCCAGCACCGGACACGGCGCCGGCGGCCTGCTGCTCGCCGGGCATACCGATACCGTGCCGTTCGATGACGGCCGCTGGACGCGCGATCCGTTCACCCTTACCGAACACGATAACAAGCTCTACGGCCTCGGCACGGCCGATATGAAAGGCTTCTTCGCCTTTATTCTCGACGCCCTGCGCGATGTCGACGTCACCACGCTGAAAAAACCGCTGTATATTCTGGCCACCGCCGACGAAGAGACCAGCATGGCCGGCGCGCGCTATTTTGCCGAAACCACCCGGCTGCGCCCCGACTGCGCCATCATCGGCGAGCCCACCTCCCTGCAGCCGATCCGCGCCCATAAAGGACATATGTCCAACGCGATCCGTATTCAGGGCCAGTCCGGCCACTCCAGCGATCCGGCGCGCGGGGTCAACGCGATCGAGCTGATGCACGACGCCATCGGTCGGATTATGCAGCTGCGCGATTTGCTAAAAGAGCGCTACCACTTCGAGGCGTTCACGGTCCCTTACCCGACCCTCAACCTCGGCGCCATCCATGGCGGCGATGCCTCAAACCGTATCTGCGCCTGCTGTGAACTGCATATGGACATCCGCCCGTTGCCGGGGATGACCCTCAACGACCTCAATGGTCTGCTGGACGAGGCGCTGGCCCCGGTCAGCGAACGCTGGCCGGGCCGCCTGACGGTCTCGGAGCTGCATCCGCCGATCCCCGGCTACGAGTGCCCGCCGGACCATAAGCTGGTGCAGGTGGTTGAGAAACTGCTTGGCGCCCAGACCGACGTGGTGAACTACTGTACCGAAGCGCCGTTTATCCAGACGCTGTGCCCAACGCTGGTTCTCGGCCCGGGCTCGATCAATCAGGCCCATCAGCCTGACGAGTTTCTGGAGACGCGCTTTATCAAGCCGACGCGGGAGCTGATTAGCCAGGTGGTTCACCACTTCTGCTGGCACTAA